One part of the Rutidosis leptorrhynchoides isolate AG116_Rl617_1_P2 chromosome 1, CSIRO_AGI_Rlap_v1, whole genome shotgun sequence genome encodes these proteins:
- the LOC139847599 gene encoding uncharacterized protein produces MAEELDAEEAANRERVPRFRSYIHGDREEAAERLHKHYFQERPMYPDKTFRRRFRMSEELFLSIVEDISNYDAEPLPKKPNGSDIARLYNTHEEKHGFKGMLRSIDCMHWKWKNCPVAWKGQYTSGHQGHPTIVLEVVASYDM; encoded by the exons ATGGCCGAAGAATTGGATGCCGAAGAGGCTGCAAACAGAGAACGAGTTCCACGATTTCGAAGTTACATCCATGGAGATCGTGAAGAAGCAGCCGAAAGGTTACACAAGCACTACTTTCAAGAGCGTCCAATGTATCCCGATAAAACTTTTAGAAGACGTTTTAGAATGAGTGAGGAGTTATTTTTGAGCATTGTTGAAGATATAAGTAATTATGATGCTGAACCATTACCAAA GAAACCAAATGGTAGCGATATAGCTCGTTTGTATAACACTCATGAGGAAAAACATGGTTTTAAGGGAATGCTAAGAAGCATTGACTGCATGCATTGGAAGTGGAAGAATTGTCCAGTTGCTTGGAAAGGGCAATATACTAGTGGCCATCAAGGTCACCCAACCATTGTTCTTGAAGTCGTTGCTTCATATGATATGTAG